A part of Hydrogenobacter sp. T-8 genomic DNA contains:
- a CDS encoding 2,3-bisphosphoglycerate-independent phosphoglycerate mutase, with protein MLKDLLVKNNTKILMVVLDGLGGLPVKDTKTELELANTPNLDRLAKRSALGMHIPVDYGITPGSGPGHLGIFGYNPLEYQIGRGILEALGLGLEVRDTDIAIRGNYATVERVDGRLIVKDRRAGRIPTEENRRITKKLSEAIREVDGVRVFFAPGMEHRVALLLRFPEALPEGSDRIRDTDPQKEGLEPIEPKGLNEASEKVAHVLRRLLEKIEEVLADEPKANYMLLRGFSQKPKMESFEERFGLKACAIAVYPMYRGLASLVGMELIDFEGQSIQDQIMALKDVWQDYDFFFLHIKKTDSYGEDGNYEGKIRVIEEFDKHLPELLELKPDVFVITGDHSTPSVLRGHSWHPVPVLLHSPYALGGTSERFTERECLKGELGIFPAEKLINLMLAHSLRLAKFGA; from the coding sequence ATGTTGAAGGACTTGCTTGTAAAAAACAATACAAAGATACTCATGGTGGTCCTTGATGGTCTTGGTGGGCTACCTGTGAAGGATACAAAGACGGAGCTTGAGCTTGCCAACACTCCAAACCTTGACCGCTTAGCCAAAAGGTCTGCCCTTGGCATGCATATTCCTGTGGACTATGGCATAACACCCGGTAGTGGTCCTGGTCATCTGGGTATTTTTGGCTACAATCCCTTGGAGTATCAGATAGGTAGGGGTATATTGGAGGCTCTTGGTCTTGGACTTGAGGTAAGGGATACAGACATAGCCATAAGGGGCAATTACGCCACGGTGGAGAGGGTAGATGGTAGGTTAATAGTAAAGGATAGGAGGGCAGGAAGGATTCCTACGGAGGAGAACAGAAGAATAACTAAGAAGCTCTCAGAAGCGATAAGGGAAGTGGATGGTGTAAGGGTGTTTTTTGCACCGGGCATGGAGCACAGAGTTGCCTTGCTCTTAAGGTTTCCAGAGGCTCTTCCAGAGGGTAGCGACCGTATAAGGGACACAGACCCACAAAAGGAAGGACTTGAGCCTATAGAGCCGAAAGGCTTGAACGAAGCGTCAGAAAAGGTGGCTCACGTCTTGAGAAGACTTTTGGAAAAAATAGAGGAAGTGCTCGCAGATGAGCCAAAGGCTAACTATATGCTTTTGAGGGGTTTTTCTCAAAAGCCAAAGATGGAAAGTTTTGAAGAGAGGTTTGGTCTAAAAGCCTGTGCTATTGCGGTCTATCCCATGTATAGGGGTCTTGCAAGCCTTGTGGGTATGGAGCTCATAGACTTTGAAGGTCAGTCCATACAAGACCAGATAATGGCTCTCAAAGATGTCTGGCAGGACTATGACTTTTTCTTCCTGCATATAAAGAAAACGGACTCTTACGGTGAGGATGGCAACTATGAAGGCAAGATAAGGGTGATAGAGGAGTTTGACAAACATCTGCCAGAGCTTTTGGAGTTAAAACCAGACGTGTTTGTTATAACAGGAGACCACTCTACTCCCTCCGTGCTAAGGGGACACTCTTGGCATCCTGTGCCAGTGCTTTTGCATTCTCCCTACGCGCTGGGTGGAACTTCAGAGAGGTTTACAGAGAGGGAGTGTTTAAAGGGTGAGCTTGGCATTTTTCCCGCAGAAAAGCTCATAAATCTCATGTTGGCACACTCTTTAAGGCTTGCCAAGTTTGGTGCTTGA